CTGGAAAGGAGAGACAGGCGGGGGTGGGGACTGTGGTCTGGTACAGTGGGAGCAGAGAACAGTTATGTAGAACAAGGGGACCCTCTCTGGGGTGCCATGCTGACTCTTAGGATCAGTAGTTGGGGCTTACAAATGGGCGAAGGAGAAAAGCTTCCACTTCTCACGTAGGAAGGACTTTCCCAAACacttggagaaggaagggaattTGCTTGTGTCTTCAACACACCTGTCAACCCTACCCCAGATAACTTGGGACCTCTGAAAATAGGAATTTTAACCCAGGGATGGAGGCCATGATGTCATCAGAACTCAGCATGTTTTTAAACGTGTGCCCTCCCTTGTACTCAGAGCCTAGGTCCAATTTGTCTCTGGGAAGGAAGGCCTGGCCCCTGCTGAGGTGTTCCTGGGATGTTGGGGCTCTGCCCAAGGATGAGGGCATGGGTCTTCATGGTGGGAGAGTGAACAGGTGTATGCACGGCTTAGGCCCGGGGAGAGGTGGCAGTCCTAGGGGGCAGGCTGTGCCTTCTGCCAGTCGTGGGTGGCTCCTGttagctctgtctctctcttgcagCTGGGGTCTCAGAATGGAGCAGAGTGCTGCGTCCGTTCCTGCTGCATTGCCGTATTATGTGGCCTTCTCCCAGCTGCTGGGCCTCACCGTGGTGGCTGTGACTGGTGCGTGGCTGGGTCTATACCGAGGTGGCATTGCCTGGGAAAGCTCCCTGCAGTTTAACGTGCACCCGCTCTGCATGGTCATGGGCATGATCTTCCTGCAAGGCGACGGTGAGTCCCGTGGGGCCAGCTCCCTTCAGCCactcctctgtgcctcagtttgtAGCCGTCTCTGGGAGAGGCAGGGTGCAGGAGTCCTGTCACCCCAGACATTCCGTCCATTTAGACAAATTGGTGATTGTAGACAAGACAGAGGCGTCTTCAAGCTAGGTAGAGTCCAGGGGTCCTGTGGTTGGAGGCCGATAGCTGCTCTCCAACCAGTTACACTGGTAcctgcctctggtttctgcaGGTGGCATCTCGGGGGCTACAGCTGCCTTCTAGATAAAGCAGGGCCAGGCTGGGTTATGAGTTATCTTCAGGGGCAGCTGGAAGTTGGGAAAGGAAGTGGACATAGATGCATGCGTGTATTGCTTCGTGTGGACATGGCTGAGCTAGTGTCTGTCCCTGGAGTAAGAACCAGCAGGTGCTTGGCCTTAGCACAGCCTTTGAGGCctggatggggtgggaggggagatgaCAGCCGGCTCCTGGGAGGCATCCAGGGCAGTAGGAATCAGGCAGGACCACATTAAGCCCTGAGAGCTAGGGCTCTGCCTGTCAAGAGCAGTGATTGCCTATCTAGGAAGGTTCCAGAACTGCACTCTGCTAATAGGTGCACTGAGTCCGGCCATCACCTCAGGTGACGGCGTGATGAGCCCTGGATACTGAATCAGTGACTTACATCCCAGGCCTAGCAGTCGCTCAGTGTGGTACGTGGCAGAGCCCTGCCTTTGCTGCCTCTGATGCTGTCAGAAGTGTGGCGTAGCATGGGGTAAAGGACTCCTGATTTCTCCAGTCTGTGATTGGCAAACCTTGGCAAGCTCTTGGCACCGCCTGTTGTCCAGCCCAGGGCTCCACTCTTCAACCTTTCTCTCACTTCCCACCAGCTCTGCTCGTGTACAGAGTCTTCAGAAAGGAAGCCAAACGCACGACCAAGATCTTGCACGGGCTGCTGCACGTCTTCGCCTTCATCATCGCCCTGGTGGGTGAGTTCCTGAGCACAGCCTTTCCTTCTCTACCTGCTCTTCAGACGCCCGCGCAGTTGCTGGACACACACTGTCCCGCTCCAAGCTGCTTGGCTCTGCCCTACTCCTCTCCTCACAGGCATCGCAGGCAGGGACACTGGGTGCTGGCCATCATCTGGCTGGACCACAGCCCAGAAGTTCTGGCTAGTGTTTTCCCCCaggtctcccctcccctcccttttccatGACTAGCCGTGTCCTCACATGGCCCCTGCTCTGCTCCAGGCTTGGTGGCCGTGTTCGACTATCACAAGAAGAAGGGCTATGCTGACCTGTACAGCTTGCACAGCTGGTGTGGGATCTCAGTCTTTGTCCTCTACTTCGTGCAGGTGAGTCTGGTGCCAGCCAGCACAGGCTGGGAGAGGCGGGGGTGGACTCGGGTGTGCCACAAAGGGGCCCGTTGGCCAGAGTGCATGTCCAGAAGAGAAAAGAGCACTGCTGAGCACCTGTCAGCTTCCTGAAGCCACAGGGTGAGGAACTGCGGTCGGAAGGCTAAGCCTCAAGGTAAAAGCTTGAAGTAGTGGGGCCCAGTCCACCTTCCCCATGAGTGTTTCATGCTTCACTTCTGCACTTGAGGGGACGCACGAGTGCTTTGGTGGCCTCCCATTAGGTCACAGCCAGCTCATGGCTCAGCAGAGCCCTCTCTCCTTTTAGTGGCTCGTGGGTTTCagcttcttcctgtttcctggagCTTCGTTCTCTCTGCGGAGCCGCTACCGCCCTCAGCACACCTTCTTTGGTGccaccatcttcctcctctctgtgggCACAGCCCTACTGGGCCTGAAGGAGGCCCTGCTGTTTAAACTTGGGTAAGTGTCCTAGAGAGCCAGGGCCCAAGGGCCCTCTGCTGTACTGGAAGCCTCTTTCCGAGCTGGCTTCTCAGTCGGAGGGTGGAAGCTTGGGcgttgggaaactgaggcaccttTAAGGCTGGGAGTATGTTTGCCTTAACTGGGACCTTGGTGGcttttcccttccccctacccTACAGGAGCAAGTACAGCACGTTTGAACCTGAGGGGGTCCTGGCCAATGTGCTGGGCTTGCTGCTGATCTGTTTCGGGGTGGTTGTGCTGTACATCTTGGCTCAAGCTGACTGGAAGCGGCCAACCCAGGCTGAAGAACAAGCTCTCTCCATGGACTTCAAGACACTGACAGAGGGAGACAGCCCCAGTCCCCAGTGATTGCCTTCCTTGTCCTGTACGGGGGCTGCAATGTGGGCGGTCCTCTTGGCTCTGTTGATTTCCAGATGTCTTTTTGCTCTTCCCAGCAGACACTGAGTCTAGGTCCAGGAGTGGGGCTGTGCTGTTAGTTTAGTGGGGCTCCGGGGCTTTGGTATTGTCCTAGGTctcccttcctgcccttcctctctgCAGCTTCTGATGCATCCTGTGAGCCGTGTGTAGGCTCTGCCTGTACCCCCTCTTGTCCATTCACATGCAGAAAGCTTGGTCAGGGGTCTGGGGTCCAGCCTGGTCCTGGTCCTCATTGGAGCTAGACAGTAGCTCCACCCTCCTTGCAGCAGATGGCTGGGCAGGGCCTGAGGGACTGGCATGGGGAAATCAAGACTGCTGTTGCATTGTGTGTTCAACCCAGGAGTCCCAGCAGCTTGCGAAGCACGTGTCCTTGGCAGTGGAGCAAGTGATATTATGTGTGAAGTATGCTGGTGTTCAGAGAAAGGCTCCCCGAAGGATCCCTGGCTCCCTGGTGTGTGGGTTGACCACAGTCTTGGacctttctgttcttttaaatcCCTGATCCTTAAATAGGCTTTTCATGGGGGAGGGGATTGGTCATCAAAACACAGGTAAATGCCTGCCTGGTGGAGGAGGGAAGGCTAGCAGTGAGGGGCCTCCTGGCCTCCCGCTGCCCTGGCAGCGTTCCTCCCTTCAGCAGGGGATAAGCCCTAGTTTCCCtcgggccagcctgggcaggcTCAGAGAGTGGGAGGCCACACACCTCCCGGGTTTTTGGAAGAGGGCTgctgtttgtcttgttttccagGGACTGCTGGGGTACCCTGGCTGGGTTGAAGCAGCCCTGAGGGATCATGGTCCTCCCACCCCTGGGCCCGTCATTGCTGGACAATAGGACTGAAGTGGAAGAGAGGAATGGGATGGGTCTCCTGCGGTGCCTGCACTTAGCTTCAACCCCTACTGCCTGTTGTGTTGTTAGCTGAGTCACCGTTTGGCTTGAGTCTAGAAATACTGGGATTAGAGCACTGGGCTTGTGTTCTCTGGCCTGGCACATGCTCTCTCcttgttttcctcctctcttgGATTTTGAGCCTCACACTGTGTGACGCATATGGTTAACTTGGTGAGGGAATAAATGGTTTCTGAACCTGGCAGTTCTTTTAGGTCAATAGGCTGGCCTTCTCCGTCAGATTTCTAATAACTGTGCTTTGGGTCCTGCTTCTGGTGATGTCTCTTCTCCCAGCTGTGGTGTAGCCCCTCTCCCGAGGCTACCTAGCACCCTGAGATGGTGAGGTTTGCCTCCAGTTCCACTTGTATGTTGTAAGGATAGGGGATCTTAGACCTGTCATCCGTCGGCACACTGTATAGTCAGATGTTTACATTTGGGAGACTCGTCCTTAGACCAGCTAATGAGTGCCATTGGGAGTCTCCCTTGCcagactacacagagaactaGAATTTAGGTCTCCAACGAGAGGCTGTAAACTAGGCTTTTTGCCAAAGTGTATGATACATGACTAAGGACCAAAGAAGGCCCCCAAGCAGATGTCTgtggtttcttctgtttcttctgttttctgtgacGTACATACAGTGTGTTGTTGGTGCAACAGACAAATCAATAAATGTCTACAGCTGACCGCTTGCCTTTTGTCTTCATTTGCTGAGacaaggaaaggaagcaaagcGTTAAGCTGTCATACATGTGTCATACATGAAGTCCTACCAGAGAGGAGAGACTGTCCTCAGGGTGGGTATAGCAGATAGAGTGACTGGCAGCCCTTGGCACAGGACTGACATGTCTCTGCGGTGGCTGGGTTTGGTCCAGTGGAGCATCCTTCCTTGTCCTTGGCCTGTCTGAGCCTGGGGAGATGGACATGACCACTACAGTGTCTGTTTGACCCTTCAATATGTGTTTCTGACCCTTAAGAAGAGGAGCGAAGCTTTTAAGAATGAGCTGAGATTTGCGTTAGGCTATTTTGTATGACTCAGGCAGGAGCTGTGCTTGTGGGAATTTACATGGGTCTCGCTGTGCCTACCTATGCATGGTGAGCCTTCTCCTTTAAAGCAAGGCATGGTCATACATGCCCGGAATCACAGCACATGTTAGGCAGGTaggagaggccagcctggactacaggggCAGACCCCATCTTAAACTAATGGGACTCAAGGTGTTAGAACACTTGCCGAGTCttgacaaggccctgggttctgttccaGTGCCACCACCACtacaacaaaataagcaaaaataccCTCAACGTCAGAAACAAAGCTAAAAATCCCCCACTGGAGAtctaactctgtctctgtctcttccctccaaAACATGATtcctctgtgtattcctggctgtcctggaactcactctatagagcaggctgtctttgaactcaaagctctgacttcctctgcctcccaagcgctgggattaaaggtactcTGCCTGGTCCCAGAGCTCACTATTTAAAGGGCGCGTACAGAAAATCCACTCATAAAGGGTCCCAGGCATTTGGTAAGCTTTATCCTCTTGCTGTTTTCTAGTGTGTAGGAGACAGAATGGAACTGGTTTTCCCCtgtaaatcagtggttctcaacattcctcaTACTGTGACCCATTAataagttcctcatgttgtggtgacccactcccaaccataaaactatttttgttgctacttcattaacagtaattttgctactgttatgaatcgaataataatgtaaatatctgtcttCTGATGGtgttaggtgacccctgtgaatgggtcattcaacccccaaagagtttgcaacccacaggttgagaaccactgctctaagtcaAGGCTTCCGTGTGGATCTTCCCTTATTTAAAGGCAGCCTAGGGCTTAGCACAGGTACGTGGAATCAATGTCAGATACTGGCTGCTCAGTATTTGTGAGTGCTAGATCCCATCTTATCTCTGGTTTTGTGGTTATTCCTAAATCCTGTGTTCTCATTATGAATTTCCAAATGATTCCAGACACTGGAGGCCAAGGTTGTGCTACCTGTATCTTCTGTGTTGATTTAAATGAGATGAGAGTAAGCTTGTGCTAGCTGCCTTTGGAATCTTGAGAGGTCCCAAGCTAGCCCTCTTGAACTTGAACCTCATGCAGCAAGGCCTGCATTTTGACCTGGTGCCTATGTCTCTGTCAGTGTCCTTTAGATTGTTTCTCCCTTGCTCATCCCTtccagaaaagcagcagcagggcAGATCAGTTCTGagctctgcctttgcctctgtgacCTCGAGAAGATTCAGCTCCCAGAATCTGCTTTGGCACATGCACTTTGGAGAAATTAAAGTCATCTGTTAGAAATTTCCCCGATTCTGGCTTTAAAAACCAATCATTGTAAACCTTTGCCAACTACAACGGTGGCCAGTCTGGAAAGATGTCCATCAGAATAATAGTGACATGAATGCTCTGGGGCAACCAACTGCtctctgactggatttaaggcctgctccacagTCAGTCATGTCTGGTGTGACTGGTTCAAGAGCTTGTGGCTGGTCATTGGTCCTAAAGGAGAATAaacgttttgttgttgttgttgttaaatggacatagtatcaaattgctttctaaatacTTAGGACACTCTCAGATCTCACCAGATAAGCTTCATTTTGCAGTTGATGGCAGTTATATAAagaatgatcaaaatgcaaagaatAATATCCCTTTATCTTAAGGCTCTGGGATCATtatgaagtctctctctctctctctctctctctctctctctctctctctctctctgaatctgaATATCCTACCTGCCAAGGATTGTTGCTAaaagtgtcttctggacatgacagggctGCTGCACAACTCAGCCACTGACTACAAGCAGATGACCTGCTCAAGTTCAAGCCAAAAATCCAAGAATGGCGTGCAGGAGGGGCTGATGAGGTCCAACCCCCTACCTGAGGCACTATTAGTGACTGATGGCTTCTGTGGGACGGACAGTCAGTTTCTCCAGGGATGTGGCCATTGCTAGGTTGCTCTTTCTCCTACAGATGGCTTTATACCCAGCATACACTTGCAACACTAACTGGACTCAATGGATTAGAAACATTAGGCTGGGAAGGCTATCTGGGAGGAGTCAAGGACTGGGGTCCTTCTCATAGACATGTATGGTATTCCTAGTAAgttaaaaccatttttttaaagactacttATGAAAGACTAGCTCAGCAGATGTCTTCATGGCTTTAGTTAAGTGTTGGGTAGGTACTCCTGGTAGCATATTTGTGAGGGAGCCACActgcctccagagggctggaaaaggcaggaagaagcaagttgggaggcTGTGGAAGTAACCTTTACTTCCTCCTATGCTTGGCCCATGTTTGATGGAGCACCCTGTGACATGTTTCAAGCCATGCCCTTTAAAAACCTTTAAGTAAATAATGGTTCACACAGGGAGGCCTTGCTTCAGAAGACCACTGATGCGCTGATGAAAAACCTTTTGGCTGCTGTGTCAAGTCCCTAGCTCAGTCTCTGGGTATAATCCAGCCCAGGCAAGAGAACAGACTCTGAGCCTTCTTTTAGTCCTTTTACATGGGCCTACCAGGCCTGGTTTTATCTTACTCCTAGGAGCACAGTGACTCAGTCATGAGGTGCTCTGTGTTCCCCCAGCCTGCCTTTTAAGCTATTCTGCTCCACTCGCTGCCACTGGGTTCTGCCTGATTTTCCTTGGCCCAGTGGAGGTGTGTGGTTCTTTTACAGATCAGCACCGGGGGAGCATCTACCCAAATGGTCACCAAAAAGCAGCTAGTAACAGACAAGTTTCGAGGAATTTCTGGGAACCCATGCAGACATCTGCTACTGATTCATGAAGTGGCTTTCTATCTAGAAAATTCCTTTTAAGGATTACTTTTTTCTAAACTCTACCTTGTTCTATTCTTTTGATGCCCCAAGAATCCTTTACAAGCTGGGGttttgtgaacttttttttttttttaagttgttaatGAAGCAATGGCTATCAGACCTAGCATGTGAGTTCTCCTAGGATCTTTTCTAATTTACAAAGGTGATTTTGGTATGCAGGCTAGCTGGCTGTGCCTGTCCTGGAGTTTTCCTGCTTTCTCAGATTTTAGTTGTTTGGGAACTGGGTCTAGATGCCCAGTAGGatcattgttgtcattgttaGTCATGGTAGATGGGGAATTcctagaggagaaggagaagtcaCACCTCTGAAGAAGTACTCGGCAGGACCCTCAGAGTAAAGATGGCTACAGACCAATTCCTGAGAATTGGGCAGCATGAGGGCTGatgggctgggtgggtggggctgctgACATAAACTGGTGCTCTTGTTTGTCTCTCAAGTAGACAAAGAGGTTTCAGTGGGGCAGGCAAGACTCACCCCACTTAAAGGTGCTGAGAGTTTTAGGGAACAGTAAGCAGTAAGCTTTCTGCTCCCATTGCAGCTCCTGAGCGCTATGTCTCGAACTAGAGACATCCAGATGAACTCCTGAAGGGCTAAGGGTCTTCAGTTTGACTAACAAGCTAGTCTCTGGATCTACACCACAGGCTGCATCCCATTCTTGGACTCAGCATCTCTAAACCATCAGTTAGGCTGGCAGTGTACTGCAAGCTTAGATTTTGGCAAGGTGGTGATATTGGGGTGAACTTCAGCTACCAAAACTGAAGCAACTAAACTGGCAATAGTGGGTGCCAGTGTcctcagctacttgggaggctgaggcaaaaggatcactGGAGTCCAGAAGTTTATGGCCAGCCTCAGAAAACACAGTGAGATCATGTATTAATCAGTCACACATTCCAGACAAACGAAACATGATGGGAGTACAGCATTCCTGTGTAGCTGCTGAGGAAAAAGGCTCCCTTTA
The genomic region above belongs to Rattus rattus isolate New Zealand chromosome 9, Rrattus_CSIRO_v1, whole genome shotgun sequence and contains:
- the LOC116909444 gene encoding cytochrome b561 gives rise to the protein MEQSAASVPAALPYYVAFSQLLGLTVVAVTGAWLGLYRGGIAWESSLQFNVHPLCMVMGMIFLQGDALLVYRVFRKEAKRTTKILHGLLHVFAFIIALVGLVAVFDYHKKKGYADLYSLHSWCGISVFVLYFVQWLVGFSFFLFPGASFSLRSRYRPQHTFFGATIFLLSVGTALLGLKEALLFKLGSKYSTFEPEGVLANVLGLLLICFGVVVLYILAQADWKRPTQAEEQALSMDFKTLTEGDSPSPQ